A single genomic interval of Arachis duranensis cultivar V14167 chromosome 7, aradu.V14167.gnm2.J7QH, whole genome shotgun sequence harbors:
- the LOC107496179 gene encoding pentatricopeptide repeat-containing protein At1g12620-like isoform X1, with the protein MLYATRFRVSVRQIPNFVALSILPPSWTSLHFHSEPPSLAEVDDAVDSFTRMLSMRRTPPINQFNKILGSLAKMKHFHAAVSLFQQLQARGIAPDFFTLNILINCCCGMGRMTLAFSVLAKIFRMGFQSNTITFTTILKGLCLCGNVEKALHFHDIVRAHGFQFDQVTYGTLVNGLCKTGHTAAAIQVLRKIPQYGIVPNVVMYSAIIDSLCKDTLVSEAFLLYSEMLAMGISPNVITYTTLIYGLCLAGQLKEAIHILNHMMLKNIPPDVQTYNTLIDGLCKEGKIKDAKNVLAVMTKHGVKPSVVTYNSLMDGHCLVNQVNKAKYVFNTMAQSSVSPNVYSYNIMINGLCKSKMVNDALNLLEEMRCKNLVPNMITYNTLIDGLGKSRRILCAAELLEKMHDRGQHADIFTYNSLLDALFSMKQHDNALMLFNQMKESGIDPDIYTYSILIDGLCRSGRLINAKEIFQDLSIKGHRPDVKTYTIMIKGLCKEGLLHEALAFLSKMEDNGCLPDALTCEIIIRALFEKGENDNAEKLLREMISKGLLQG; encoded by the coding sequence ATGTTGTATGCAACAAGGTTTAGGGTTTCTGTTCGTCAAATCCCTAATTTTGTTGCACTATCCATTCTCCCTCCTTCCTGGACAAGCCTTCACTTTCATTCTGAGCCTCCATCCCTTGCTGAAGTTGACGATGCTGTTGATTCCTTTACTCGCATGCTCTCTATGCGTCGTACTCCTCCCATCAACCAATTTAACAAGATTTTGGGATCCCTTGCCAAGATGAAGCATTTCCACGCCGCCGTTTCCCTTTTTCAGCAATTGCAAGCCAGGGGAATCGCTCCCGACTTTTTTACTTTGAACATCTTAATCAATTGTTGTTGCGGCATGGGTCGTATGACGCTTGCTTTCTCTGTATTGGCCAAGATTTTCAGGATGGGTTTTCAGTCTAATACCATAACGTTCACAACAATCCTGAAAGGCCTCTGTCTCTGTGGTAATGTTGAAAAAGCACTGCACTTCCATGACATAGTGCGGGCTCATGGATTTCAGTTTGATCAAGTCACCTATGGGACCTTGGTTAATGGACTCTGTAAGACCGGACACACAGCAGCTGCTATTCAAGTGTTGAGAAAGATCCCACAGTATGGGATTGTTCCTAATGTTGTCATGTACAGCGCAATTATTGATAGCCTCTGCAAGGATACACTTGTAAGTGAGGCTTTTCTTTTATACTCTGAAATGCTTGCTATGGGAATTTCTCCCAATGTTATCACTTACACAACTCTGATTTATGGATTGTGCCTTGCGGGTCAACTTAAGGAAGCCATTCATATATTAAATCATATGATGCTCAAAAACATTCCTCCAGATGTTCAGACCTATAATACTTTGATCGATGGGCTATGCAAGGAAGGAAAGATCAAAGATGCTAAGAACGTGCTGGCTGTGATGACAAAACATGGTGTGAAACCAAGTGTGGTTACTTATAACAGCTTAATGGATGGGCATTGTTTGGTTAATCAGGTAAATAAGGCAAAATATGTATTCAACACAATGGCCCAAAGTAGTGTGTCTCCTAATGTTTATAGTTACAATATCATGATTAATGGCTTGTGCAAAAGTAAAATGGTCAATGATGCCTTGAATCTCCTTGAAGAGATGCGTTGCAAGAACTTGGTTCCCAACATGATTACTTACAATACTCTAATTGATGGCTTGGGAAAATCAAGGAGAATCCTTTGTGCAGCGGAGCTTCTTGAAAAGATGCATGATAGAGGTCAACATGCTGATATATTCACTTACAATTCCTTGCTGGATGCTTTGTTCAGTATGAAACAACATGACAACGCACTTATGTTATTCAATCAAATGAAAGAGAGTGGCATTGATCcagatatatatacatacagcATACTTATAGATGGCCTGTGCAGAAGTGGAAGACTTATAAATGCAAAAGAGATATTTCAAGATCTTTCCATTAAAGGCCATCGTCCAGATGTGAAGACATACACCATTATGATCAAAGGGCTTTGCAAAGAGGGCCTGCTTCATGAAGCATTGGCTTTCTTGTCGAAAATGGAAGACAATGGTTGCTTACCGGATGCTCTGACTTGTGAAATAATCATTCGTGCTCTGTTTGAAAAAGGTGAAAATGATAACGCGGAGAAACTTCTTCGTGAAATGATATCTAAAGGCCTATTGCAAGGATAA
- the LOC107496180 gene encoding glucan endo-1,3-beta-glucosidase 4 isoform X3 encodes METLMAKLMALILFLSMIAPKRVFAEYEQWCIADPQSSDDELQAALNWACGSGGADCSKIQVNQPCYYPSTLKDHASYAFNSYFQKFKHRGGSCFFRGAAITTEADPSHDSCHFDFIP; translated from the exons ATGGAAACATTAATGGCTAAGTTAATGGCTCTGATTCTTTTCCTATCCATGATTGCACCAAAAAGGG TGTTTGCTGAATATGAGCAATGGTGCATAGCTGATCCGCAAAGCAGCGACGATGAGTTGCAGGCGGCGCTGAATTGGGCTTGTGGAAGTGGAGGTGCAGATTGTAGCAAAATCCAGGTGAACCAACCATGCTATTATCCAAGCACTTTGAAAGACCATGCTTCCTATGCCTTCAACAGCTACTTTCAGAAGTTCAAGCACAGAGGTGGTTCTTGTTTCTTCAGAGGTGCTGCCATTACAACAGAAGCAGATCCTA GTCATGATTCTTGCCACTTTGACTTCATTCCCTAA
- the LOC107496180 gene encoding glucan endo-1,3-beta-glucosidase 4 isoform X2 → MNIPMAKLMVLILFLSMIAPKRVFAEYEQWCIADPQSSDDELQAALNWACGSGGADCSKIQVNQPCYYPSTLKDHASYAFNSYFQKFKHRGGSCFFRGAAITTEADPSHDSCHFDFIP, encoded by the exons ATGAACATTCCTATGGCCAAGTTAATGGTTCTGATTCTTTTCCTATCCATGATTGCACCAAAAAGGG TGTTTGCTGAATATGAGCAATGGTGCATAGCTGATCCGCAAAGCAGCGACGATGAGTTGCAGGCGGCGCTGAATTGGGCTTGTGGAAGTGGAGGTGCAGATTGTAGCAAAATCCAGGTGAACCAACCATGCTATTATCCAAGCACTTTGAAAGACCATGCTTCCTATGCCTTCAACAGCTACTTTCAGAAGTTCAAGCACAGAGGTGGTTCTTGTTTCTTCAGAGGTGCTGCCATTACAACAGAAGCAGATCCTA GTCATGATTCTTGCCACTTTGACTTCATTCCCTAA
- the LOC107496098 gene encoding pentatricopeptide repeat-containing protein At2g01390, whose product MLRTWKLRGFLIRKFAPSANYIYMHSLHQLQQNKKEKEKNKNKNTNKKEEDSHCDPKEYMRSVIGNIYKTLKYSTWDSAQKELENLPLRWDSYTVNQVLKSHPPMEKAWLFFNWASKLTCFKHDQYTYTTMIDIFGEAGRISSMKQVFKQMQDNDVNIDSITYTCMMHWLSNSGDIDAAMELWKEMKSKDCCYPTVVSYTAYIKILFDHGRVKEATCVYKEMIESGCAPNCYTYTILMEYLVGSGKCKDALEIFEKMQEAGVQPDKAACNILIERCAKIGGIMFMTHILRYMKENRLVLRYPVFVEALKALKVAGESDALIRQVNPQFYIDSSTIRKDDDCFTVDVDKELLFVLLRKRNLVAIDHLLAGMMDKKIPLDHKGISSIIEVNCSHCRPEGALLAFKYSVKMGIYMERQGYLSLIGLLIRSNMFSQLVEAVEEMSRAGHSLGIYLASILIYRLGCAKKPAYAVTIFNLLPDNHKCTATYTALISAYFASRRVNKALDIHKSMCAKGFLTVLGTYNVLVAGLERNGRNSEAEFYRKAKKKCLHTNAGSEERVCIEEKICNLLFAVDLVH is encoded by the exons ATGCTCAGAACATGGAAGCTCCGTGGATTTCTCATCAGAAAGTTCGCTCCTTCCGCCAATTATATTTACATGCACTCTCTTCACCAGCTTCAACAAaacaagaaggagaaggagaagaacaagaacaagaacacgaacaagaaggaagaagattcTCACTGTGATCCGAAAGAGTACATGAGAAGCGTCATTGGAAACATATACAAGACCCTAAAGTATTCAACTTGGGATTCAGCTCAGAAAGAGCTCGAGAACCTTCCATTGCGATGGGACTCTTACACTGTAAACCAAGTCCTCAAATCCCACCCTCCAATGGAGAAAGCATGGTTGTTCTTCAACTGGGCTTCCAAACTCACATGCTTCAAGCATGATCAGTACACTTACACCACCATGATTGATATCTTCGGAGAAGCTGGTAGAATCTCTTCCATGAAGCAGGTTTTCAAGCAAATGCAAGACAATGATGTTAACATTGATTCTATTACCTACACTTGCATGATGCATTGGCTTTCGAATTCTGGGGACATTGATGCAGCCATGGAGTTGTGGAAGGAGATGAAGTCCAAGGATTGTTGTTACCCTACTGTTGTTTCTTACACTGCCTATATCAAGATTCTATTCGATCATGGTAGGGTTAAGGAGGCTACTTGTGTTTACAAGGAGATGATTGAATCTGGTTGTGCTCCTAATTGCTACACTTATACCATTCTAATGGAGTACCTTGTTGGCTCTG GAAAATGCAAAGATGCCCTTGAAATATTTGAAAAGATGCAGGAGGCTGGGGTGCAACCTGACAAAGCTGCATGCAATATTTTGATTGAGAGGTGTGCTAAAATTGGAGGGATTATGTTCATGACCCATATCCTGCGGTATATGAAAGAAAACCGCCTTGTTCTTCGTTACCCTGTTTTTGTCGAAGCATTGAAAGCTTTGAAAGTTGCTGGCGAAAGTGATGCGCTCATAAGGCAAGTCAATCCTCAATTTTATATTGATTCTAGCACCATTAGGAAGGATGATGACTGTTTCACAGTTGATGTAGATAAAGAGCTTCTATTTGTTCTCTTGAGAAAGAGAAATCTGGTTGCTATTGATCATTTACTTGCTGGAATGATGGATAAGAAAATACCTTTAGATCATAAGGGTATCTCATCCATTATAGAGGTAAATTGTTCCCATTGCAGACCTGAAGGTGCTTTGTTAGCATTCAAGTATAGCGTAAAAATGGGCATATACATGGAGAGACAAGGATATCTTTCCTTGATAGGCTTGTTGATCAGATCCAATATGTTTTCGCAGCTAGTTGAAGCCGTTGAGGAAATGTCTAGAGCCGGTCATTCTCTTGGAATCTACCTGGCTTCAATTTTGATCTATAGGCTGGGTTGCGCTAAGAAGCCTGCTTATGCTGTGACGATTTTCAACTTGTTACCTGATAACCATAAGTGCACTGCTACCTATACTGCTTTAATTAGCGCTTATTTTGCCTCTAGAAGAGTTAACAAGGCACTTGATATACACAAAAGTATGTGCGCAAAAGGGTTTCTGACTGTGTTAGGAACTTACAATGTACTGGTTGCTGGTTTGGAAAGAAACGGTAGAAATTCTGAAGCAGAATTTTATAGAAAAGCTAAGAAGAAGTGCCTTCATACTAATGCTGGTTCTGAGGAAAGGGTTTGCATAGAGGAAAAGATATGCAACCTTCTGTTTGCTGTGGATCTAGTTCATTAG